One genomic segment of Pedobacter endophyticus includes these proteins:
- a CDS encoding RagB/SusD family nutrient uptake outer membrane protein: protein MKKIIILSSLALSTVMFFANCKKVLEKQDLGSFTEDQVYNDSTTATLSINYVYSQNQPGWFGNVGGLSASVNALSDEQSGDNVFTRGTATIESVTDLGNVSTQGNYFKIRTINMFIRDINAGTLAPAVKNRFASQAIFWRAFRYFELVKLYGGVPLVLTPLDAVGDEAKQAALLPRNTTSETFAQIVKDLDTCIKYLPNKWPNNADYGRITKGAAMAYKGRVLLYWASPEFNPTNDMTRWQAAYQANADAVANLTANGFGLYNKWDYSMWTTEGSAGGSTPRNPEAVLATQYNTSQTDIGQNNSTYPNSTVPKYIGTSGGSNLPTWDMAMAFPMKDGKDVGTSTKYPYSINTFYKNRDPRFDQTIAYNGANWPLLGNTSYRLWTYYYTKTTGLTSTESAATSSGLYLRKGIDPTLTLTSFPNAGTDWIEIRYAEVLLNLAECAAEISNIGQGQEAYANLIALRKRAGIEAGTDGLYGLTAGMSKNQLIAAIMRERQIELAFEGKRFWDLRRRKLLESTLNGKRRTGVTITLKNTGTNSDYILATRDAAANTDLDALYTSSFTVTTKTLDSYNINYQPGVYFFGIPTASMQSNINLLQNNTWGGPFDPLR, encoded by the coding sequence ATGAAAAAAATTATCATATTATCATCCTTAGCGCTAAGCACCGTTATGTTTTTCGCTAATTGCAAAAAGGTTTTAGAAAAGCAAGATCTGGGCAGTTTCACCGAAGATCAGGTTTATAACGATTCTACCACCGCAACGCTGAGCATTAATTACGTGTATAGCCAAAATCAGCCCGGTTGGTTTGGCAACGTTGGTGGTTTGAGCGCTTCGGTTAATGCCCTATCCGATGAGCAATCGGGCGATAACGTATTTACAAGAGGAACCGCAACCATCGAATCGGTTACCGATTTGGGGAATGTAAGTACGCAGGGCAACTACTTTAAAATCCGTACCATTAATATGTTTATCCGCGATATTAATGCCGGAACGTTGGCGCCTGCCGTAAAGAATAGATTTGCATCGCAAGCCATTTTCTGGAGGGCGTTCCGCTACTTTGAGCTCGTTAAGCTATATGGTGGCGTGCCGCTGGTATTAACGCCTTTAGATGCTGTTGGCGATGAGGCCAAACAAGCCGCACTTTTACCACGCAACACCACAAGCGAAACCTTTGCCCAAATTGTAAAGGATCTCGATACCTGTATCAAGTACCTTCCTAACAAATGGCCCAACAATGCCGATTACGGTCGCATAACTAAAGGTGCAGCGATGGCCTACAAAGGCAGGGTGCTACTTTATTGGGCAAGCCCAGAGTTTAACCCAACCAACGATATGACCAGATGGCAGGCGGCCTACCAAGCCAACGCCGATGCGGTAGCCAACCTAACTGCAAACGGATTCGGCCTTTATAACAAATGGGATTACTCGATGTGGACTACAGAAGGTAGCGCTGGTGGAAGCACCCCACGTAACCCCGAGGCGGTTTTAGCTACCCAATACAATACCAGCCAAACCGATATCGGTCAAAACAATTCTACCTATCCTAATTCAACCGTTCCAAAGTATATTGGTACCAGTGGCGGCTCAAATCTGCCAACGTGGGATATGGCTATGGCTTTCCCGATGAAGGATGGTAAGGATGTTGGCACTTCGACGAAATATCCGTACAGCATCAACACGTTTTATAAAAATCGCGATCCACGCTTCGATCAAACCATTGCCTACAATGGGGCAAACTGGCCGCTGTTGGGCAATACCAGCTACCGTTTATGGACGTATTACTACACCAAAACCACGGGGCTTACCTCTACAGAAAGCGCTGCAACATCATCAGGCTTATACCTTAGAAAAGGAATTGACCCTACGTTAACCTTAACCAGTTTCCCGAATGCGGGCACCGACTGGATTGAGATCCGTTACGCAGAGGTATTGTTAAACCTTGCAGAATGTGCGGCAGAGATAAGCAACATTGGGCAGGGTCAAGAAGCATACGCCAACTTAATTGCCTTAAGAAAAAGAGCGGGCATTGAGGCTGGTACCGATGGTTTGTACGGTTTAACCGCCGGAATGTCTAAAAATCAATTAATTGCTGCCATTATGAGAGAGCGACAAATTGAACTGGCTTTTGAGGGCAAACGTTTTTGGGATTTGAGAAGAAGAAAATTGCTGGAATCGACATTGAACGGCAAGAGAAGAACTGGCGTAACCATCACCTTAAAAAATACCGGCACCAATAGCGATTACATTTTAGCCACCAGAGATGCAGCCGCGAATACCGATTTGGATGCTTTGTACACATCGAGCTTCACGGTAACAACGAAGACACTCGATTCTTATAACATCAACTATCAACCGGGCGTTTACTTCTTCGGGATACCAACGGCATCAATGCAGAGCAATATTAATCTGTTACAGAATAACACCTGGGGCGGACCATTTGATCCGTTGCGGTAA
- a CDS encoding DUF6298 domain-containing protein, protein MPKTNHILTQLKTLPILVALLFVANFSFAQNTKPVEPPKPIFKGKDGKMAYTPDGQGDRIPDFSYAGYMAGEKAIPDATIKVIVPVTTGDATLRIQSAINYVSKLPIGKDGLRGAVLLEKGTYEVAGTLKLSASGVVLRGSGMDENGTKIFATGLDRIGVIRILGKKDRKEETPIAIADNYVPVNATKITLSNIGGLKVGDKIIINRPSTKEWIETLKTVEFGGGESTLGWKPGTRDIHWDRTVTAINGSSITFDAPITTALDAKFGGAAVSKYQWDGRISQSGVENLKLESDYHKENLKDEYHRWTAICMENVADAWVRQVVFEHFAGSAVNVLETAKRVTVEDCKSLAPISEIGGERRYTFLTTGQQTLFQRLYAEYGYHDFAVGFCAPGPNVFVQCQSYLPFSFSGTIDSWASGVLFDIVNVDGNALSYLNRGQDGQGAGWSAANSVFWQCSAARVDNPQPPTAQNWAFGTWAQFSGNGYWDMSNEQIQPRSLYYAQLKDRVGEEIDRRAFVLPVETEASSSPPVDVAMKLTKLAYTPAITVSAYIDSAAARTKIPTAANQAKSIDKIGLDQVIQPKNAAAMAIRNGWLVRGNELVVGNRQEVPWWNGSARPHGLKNTRFHITRFVPGREGNGLTDNLDAITDAMENGSVKIIDHNYGLWYDRRRDDHERIRRMDGEVWAPFYELPFARSGQDKAWDGLSKYDITKYNLWYWDRLKTFANLADQKGLVLIHENYFQHNIIEAGAHYADFPWRTANNINNTGFPEPVPYAGDKRIFMAEQFYDISNEHRKAIHKAYIRKCLENFDGNTGVIQLIGAEFTGPLHFVQFWIDTIKEWEKETGKHPIIGLSVTKDVQDAILADPNRANVVDLIDIRYWHYQADGIAYAPKGGLNLAPRQHARLLKPKKTSFQEVYHAVAEYKIRFPEKAVIYSGDNFDSYGWAILMAGGSLSNISNLDASILDLASTLKPFLPAGENTAQYGLENAGKAYLLYNASSSPIQLDLSQSKGKFNVKVLNPNTGKVIKEERINGGAVVKLNKIASGDEVIVINKI, encoded by the coding sequence ATGCCAAAAACTAACCACATATTAACACAACTAAAAACCCTACCAATTTTGGTCGCGTTGCTTTTTGTTGCGAACTTTTCTTTCGCTCAGAACACGAAGCCCGTTGAGCCACCGAAGCCAATTTTTAAAGGCAAGGACGGTAAAATGGCTTACACGCCTGACGGGCAAGGCGATCGAATTCCCGATTTTTCTTATGCTGGGTACATGGCAGGCGAAAAGGCGATTCCCGATGCAACGATAAAAGTTATTGTGCCCGTTACAACAGGCGATGCCACTTTGCGTATTCAATCGGCCATAAATTATGTATCGAAATTACCCATTGGGAAAGATGGTTTGCGTGGTGCGGTATTGTTAGAAAAAGGAACTTACGAAGTAGCGGGCACCTTAAAATTATCGGCTTCGGGCGTGGTGCTTCGTGGAAGCGGAATGGATGAAAACGGCACAAAGATCTTCGCCACAGGTTTAGATCGAATCGGCGTAATTCGGATCTTGGGCAAAAAGGATCGCAAAGAAGAGACGCCGATTGCTATTGCCGATAATTATGTTCCGGTTAATGCCACTAAAATAACGCTATCCAATATCGGTGGCTTAAAAGTTGGCGATAAAATTATCATCAATCGCCCATCAACCAAAGAATGGATCGAAACCCTTAAAACGGTGGAATTTGGCGGTGGCGAAAGTACCTTGGGGTGGAAACCGGGAACAAGAGACATCCATTGGGATAGAACCGTAACAGCAATTAACGGATCAAGCATCACCTTTGATGCGCCAATAACAACCGCTTTGGATGCAAAATTTGGTGGCGCAGCAGTTTCAAAATATCAGTGGGACGGAAGAATTTCGCAATCGGGCGTAGAAAACCTAAAACTAGAATCCGATTACCACAAAGAGAATCTTAAGGATGAATACCATCGCTGGACAGCCATTTGCATGGAAAATGTTGCAGATGCCTGGGTTCGTCAGGTAGTTTTTGAGCATTTTGCAGGTTCGGCCGTAAATGTTTTAGAAACCGCAAAAAGAGTTACCGTTGAAGACTGTAAGTCGCTTGCGCCAATTTCAGAAATTGGTGGCGAACGCCGTTATACATTTTTAACCACAGGGCAGCAAACGCTTTTCCAAAGGTTATACGCCGAATATGGTTATCACGATTTTGCCGTCGGTTTTTGCGCTCCGGGGCCCAATGTTTTTGTGCAATGCCAATCGTATTTACCTTTCAGCTTTAGTGGTACAATTGATAGCTGGGCATCGGGTGTGCTGTTCGATATTGTAAATGTAGATGGCAACGCGTTGAGTTATTTAAACCGCGGGCAGGATGGGCAAGGAGCGGGCTGGAGTGCTGCAAACAGTGTTTTTTGGCAATGTAGCGCTGCCCGAGTAGATAATCCACAGCCACCAACCGCACAAAACTGGGCTTTCGGAACCTGGGCCCAATTCTCCGGAAACGGTTATTGGGACATGTCGAACGAGCAGATTCAACCGCGAAGCCTTTATTATGCGCAGCTAAAAGATCGAGTTGGCGAAGAAATTGACAGGCGGGCATTTGTGCTTCCCGTTGAAACCGAAGCTTCAAGCAGTCCGCCCGTTGATGTGGCTATGAAACTAACCAAACTGGCCTATACGCCTGCTATAACCGTTTCAGCATATATTGATTCGGCAGCGGCAAGAACTAAAATTCCGACAGCAGCAAATCAAGCAAAATCCATTGATAAAATAGGTTTAGATCAAGTTATCCAGCCTAAAAATGCAGCCGCAATGGCCATCAGAAATGGCTGGTTGGTGCGAGGCAACGAACTGGTGGTGGGCAATAGACAGGAAGTTCCATGGTGGAACGGAAGCGCCCGTCCGCATGGATTGAAAAACACAAGGTTTCACATTACGCGTTTCGTTCCCGGCCGTGAAGGCAATGGCTTAACCGATAATTTAGATGCCATTACCGATGCTATGGAAAACGGTTCGGTTAAAATCATCGATCACAATTATGGCCTTTGGTACGATAGAAGAAGAGATGATCACGAGCGTATTCGCCGCATGGATGGCGAAGTTTGGGCGCCATTTTATGAGCTGCCTTTTGCCCGTAGCGGACAGGATAAGGCTTGGGACGGGCTGAGCAAATACGACATTACGAAGTACAACCTTTGGTATTGGGACAGGCTAAAAACATTTGCCAATCTGGCCGATCAAAAAGGACTGGTGCTTATTCACGAAAACTACTTTCAACACAACATTATCGAGGCCGGGGCGCATTATGCCGATTTCCCTTGGCGTACGGCCAACAACATCAACAATACTGGTTTTCCTGAGCCCGTACCTTATGCGGGCGATAAGCGAATCTTTATGGCCGAGCAGTTTTACGATATCAGCAACGAACATCGCAAAGCGATACATAAGGCCTATATCCGGAAATGCTTAGAAAACTTTGATGGCAATACGGGCGTAATCCAGCTAATTGGCGCTGAATTTACAGGTCCTTTGCATTTCGTTCAGTTTTGGATTGACACGATAAAAGAGTGGGAAAAAGAGACGGGCAAACACCCAATTATTGGTTTAAGTGTAACCAAAGATGTTCAGGATGCCATTCTTGCTGATCCAAATCGGGCAAACGTTGTCGATTTAATCGACATCCGATATTGGCATTATCAGGCCGACGGAATCGCTTATGCCCCTAAAGGCGGCTTAAATTTGGCACCTCGTCAACATGCTCGTTTGCTAAAACCCAAAAAGACTTCATTTCAAGAAGTGTATCACGCTGTTGCTGAATATAAAATCAGGTTTCCTGAAAAAGCGGTTATTTATTCTGGCGACAATTTCGACAGCTACGGATGGGCGATTTTAATGGCTGGCGGTTCATTGTCGAATATTTCCAATTTAGATGCCTCGATTCTCGACCTTGCCTCAACGCTAAAGCCGTTTCTTCCGGCAGGTGAAAATACAGCACAATACGGACTGGAAAACGCAGGCAAGGCTTACTTGTTATACAATGCATCTTCAAGCCCTATTCAGCTGGATTTAAGTCAATCGAAAGGCAAATTCAATGTTAAAGTATTGAATCCAAATACGGGAAAAGTCATTAAAGAGGAGCGCATTAACGGTGGCGCTGTGGTTAAACTGAATAAGATTGCATCGGGCGACGAGGTGATCGTCATCAATAAAATTTAA
- a CDS encoding pectate lyase family protein produces the protein MKKYSYIALLIATCGWANSAFAQYPVIPEAMEKRADSLLKSIEDKSEQQFLKVKPIVDAEAKQGKPYIPWAAKPSDLPQAKMVAFPGAEGGGAHAFGGRGGKVYVVTNLNDSGKGSLREACEQGGARIIVFNVAGIIKLKTPLIIRAPYITIAGQSAPGDGVCIAGESVWINTHDVVIRYMRFRRGETDVTRRDDAIGGNPVGNIIIDHVSASWGLDENMSIYRHVYDPKDGSKPVKLPTVNVTIQNSIFSEALDTYNHAFGSTIGGLNSTFMRNLWASNISRNPSVGMYGDFGFANNVIFNWWNRSADGGDNASFYSFINNYYKPGPITPAGEPISYRILKPESGRDIKFRNEFGRAYVTGNIIEGNEKVTKNNWDGGVQPESKRDKQKLLDSIRTDKPLPMAKISIIDTKKAYDYVLANAGASLPVRDAVDKRIIRQVTTGKIEHVEDGKLPAKQGYVKRRLPADSYKKGIISDIAQVGGYPEYNGTPYKDSDNDGMPDAYELKNGLNPKDATDAAKITKSGYANIEVYLNSLVDVSKVRP, from the coding sequence ATGAAAAAATATTCTTATATAGCGCTACTAATAGCCACTTGCGGCTGGGCGAATTCGGCTTTTGCCCAATACCCCGTAATCCCGGAGGCGATGGAAAAAAGGGCCGATTCGCTGTTGAAATCCATTGAAGATAAATCAGAACAACAGTTTCTAAAGGTAAAGCCGATTGTTGATGCAGAAGCAAAACAGGGTAAGCCGTATATTCCGTGGGCAGCAAAACCAAGCGATTTACCACAAGCTAAGATGGTGGCCTTTCCCGGTGCCGAGGGCGGTGGCGCTCATGCTTTTGGTGGTCGTGGCGGCAAAGTTTATGTAGTAACGAACCTGAACGATTCTGGAAAAGGAAGTTTAAGGGAAGCCTGCGAACAAGGAGGAGCCCGAATTATTGTTTTTAACGTTGCCGGAATTATCAAGCTGAAAACACCGTTGATTATCCGTGCGCCTTATATCACCATTGCGGGTCAAAGCGCTCCGGGCGATGGCGTTTGTATAGCAGGCGAATCGGTATGGATTAACACGCACGATGTAGTAATTCGTTATATGCGTTTTCGTCGCGGAGAAACCGACGTAACCCGCAGAGACGATGCCATTGGCGGTAATCCCGTTGGGAATATCATTATCGATCACGTTTCGGCAAGTTGGGGATTAGATGAAAACATGTCGATTTACCGCCATGTTTACGATCCGAAAGACGGTTCGAAACCAGTGAAATTGCCTACTGTAAATGTCACTATCCAAAACTCGATCTTTTCAGAAGCTTTAGATACCTATAACCATGCTTTTGGTAGTACCATTGGCGGTTTGAACTCTACGTTTATGCGCAATCTGTGGGCATCCAATATTAGTCGCAACCCGTCTGTTGGCATGTATGGCGATTTTGGCTTTGCCAATAACGTCATCTTCAACTGGTGGAATCGCAGTGCCGATGGCGGCGATAATGCTTCATTTTACAGTTTCATTAACAATTATTACAAACCGGGGCCGATTACGCCAGCGGGCGAGCCAATTTCTTACCGCATTTTGAAGCCAGAATCGGGTAGAGACATTAAATTCAGAAATGAATTTGGTCGTGCCTACGTTACCGGAAATATCATCGAGGGCAACGAAAAAGTAACCAAAAATAACTGGGATGGCGGCGTTCAGCCCGAAAGTAAACGCGACAAGCAGAAGCTGTTGGATTCCATCCGTACCGATAAACCTTTGCCAATGGCGAAGATCTCGATCATCGATACCAAAAAAGCTTACGACTATGTTTTGGCCAATGCCGGAGCAAGTTTGCCCGTTCGCGATGCTGTGGATAAACGTATCATAAGACAAGTGACTACTGGTAAGATTGAGCATGTTGAAGATGGAAAATTGCCAGCGAAGCAAGGTTACGTAAAGCGTCGTTTACCCGCCGATTCGTATAAAAAAGGCATCATTTCGGATATCGCACAAGTGGGTGGCTATCCTGAATATAATGGAACGCCATACAAGGATTCGGATAACGATGGAATGCCTGATGCTTATGAGCTGAAAAACGGATTAAACCCAAAAGATGCTACCGATGCGGCAAAAATTACTAAATCGGGTTATGCAAATATCGAGGTTTATTTGAATAGTTTAGTGGATGTAAGTAAGGTGAGACCGTAA
- a CDS encoding pectate lyase family protein: MKRKFLNLLVTTALMFSANSSFAQYPNIPDNVKKTSDSMMKAAYHQSDIAWEKAKPIIAKEAAQGKPYIPWAGRPTDLPQSELLAFPGAEGGGAYSFGGHGGRVIVVKNLNDSGPGSLRDACEQGGARIVVFNVAGIIRLKTPLIIRAPYITIAGQTAPGDGVCVAGESVWLNTHDVIVRFMRFRRGETFVGRRDDAIGGNPVGNIMIDHVSASWGLDENMSMYRHMYNDSTGKTEEKLGTVNITIQNSIFSEALDYWNHAFGSTLGGENCAFVRNLWADNGARNPSIGWNGIFNFANNVVFNWNNRSTDGGDYTAQYNIINNFYKPGPVTDIGDPISYRILKPESGRSKLPYVVFGRAYVSGNIIDGNEKVTQDNWNGGVQMENKKGNLMSLEEAGKYFPAMKASKPFPMPKISIIPTLQAKAYVLANAGATLPKRDPVDTRVIKQVATGKIEVHPDAKPSAFQFEHRRLPGDSYKQGIITEVSQVGGYPEYKGTPYKDADDDGMPDAYELKNGLNPKDATDAAKITKSGYSNIEVYLNSVVPVSIVKPI, translated from the coding sequence ATGAAAAGAAAATTTTTAAACCTGTTGGTAACAACGGCGTTAATGTTCTCCGCAAATTCTTCCTTTGCCCAATATCCCAACATTCCCGATAATGTTAAAAAAACATCCGATTCGATGATGAAGGCAGCTTATCACCAATCTGATATCGCTTGGGAAAAAGCCAAACCTATTATTGCCAAAGAAGCGGCACAAGGAAAACCTTATATTCCGTGGGCAGGTCGCCCAACCGATTTGCCACAGTCAGAATTGTTGGCCTTTCCGGGTGCCGAAGGTGGTGGCGCGTATAGCTTTGGTGGACATGGCGGTAGAGTAATTGTTGTGAAGAACCTAAACGATAGCGGACCGGGTTCTTTGCGTGATGCGTGTGAGCAAGGTGGTGCCAGAATTGTAGTTTTCAATGTGGCTGGAATCATCCGACTAAAAACTCCATTAATTATTCGTGCTCCATACATTACCATTGCAGGCCAAACTGCACCGGGCGATGGCGTTTGTGTAGCTGGCGAATCAGTTTGGTTAAACACCCACGATGTGATTGTTCGCTTTATGCGCTTTAGAAGAGGCGAAACCTTTGTTGGTCGCAGAGATGATGCCATTGGCGGAAATCCGGTAGGCAATATTATGATCGACCACGTTTCGGCAAGCTGGGGCTTAGATGAAAATATGTCGATGTATCGCCACATGTATAACGATAGCACGGGCAAAACCGAAGAGAAATTGGGAACGGTAAACATCACCATTCAAAATTCAATTTTTTCTGAAGCTTTAGATTATTGGAACCATGCTTTCGGCTCAACGCTGGGTGGCGAAAACTGTGCTTTTGTGCGCAACCTTTGGGCCGATAACGGCGCCCGTAATCCATCAATTGGTTGGAACGGCATCTTCAATTTCGCTAATAACGTGGTTTTCAACTGGAACAACCGATCGACAGATGGCGGCGATTACACCGCTCAATACAATATCATCAACAATTTTTATAAACCCGGACCTGTAACCGATATTGGCGATCCGATTTCGTATCGGATTTTGAAGCCTGAATCGGGAAGAAGCAAGCTGCCTTATGTAGTTTTTGGCCGTGCTTATGTAAGCGGAAACATTATCGATGGAAACGAAAAAGTAACCCAAGATAACTGGAACGGCGGCGTGCAAATGGAAAATAAAAAAGGCAACTTAATGAGTTTAGAAGAAGCGGGCAAATATTTCCCGGCCATGAAAGCAAGCAAGCCTTTTCCGATGCCTAAAATTTCAATCATTCCTACTTTACAGGCCAAGGCTTACGTTTTGGCAAATGCCGGCGCAACACTGCCTAAAAGAGACCCGGTTGATACCCGTGTAATCAAACAAGTGGCTACAGGCAAAATTGAAGTACATCCAGATGCCAAACCGTCGGCATTTCAATTTGAGCACCGTCGCTTGCCGGGCGATTCATACAAACAAGGCATCATAACCGAGGTTTCGCAGGTTGGCGGTTATCCAGAATATAAAGGAACGCCATACAAAGATGCCGATGATGATGGCATGCCCGATGCTTACGAATTGAAGAATGGCTTAAATCCAAAAGATGCGACTGATGCAGCGAAAATTACCAAAAGCGGTTATTCAAATATCGAAGTGTATTTAAATAGTGTAGTTCCAGTTTCAATTGTTAAGCCTATTTAA